A DNA window from Streptomyces sp. CA-278952 contains the following coding sequences:
- a CDS encoding class I SAM-dependent methyltransferase — MTDAQAADDTTAWQQRGSSFGDGVDAYETTRPGYPVESVRWVLGTEPRDVLDLGAGTGLLTRVLAAEGHRTRAVEPDEAMRARITATAPGTEALAGSAENIPLPDASLDAVLVSHAYHWFDPAPAHAEIARVLRPGGVLATLWNLRDEEVPWSAALSGILADEDTGTDPRTPAAIMLHGALKALRTQDAEWLTGWLRDPTFGPEFGAVEQQFFPHSETKTIESLITLIKSRSYYLTSSPDRRREIEERIRELATVHPELKSGNTFELPYVTVVFTTVRN, encoded by the coding sequence ATGACGGACGCACAAGCCGCGGACGACACGACGGCATGGCAGCAGCGAGGCAGTTCCTTCGGCGACGGGGTCGACGCCTACGAGACCACCCGGCCGGGATATCCCGTCGAAAGCGTCCGGTGGGTCCTGGGGACCGAGCCGCGCGACGTGCTGGACCTCGGCGCGGGCACCGGCCTGCTCACCCGGGTCCTGGCGGCCGAGGGACACCGCACCCGGGCGGTCGAGCCGGACGAGGCGATGCGCGCCCGCATCACCGCCACCGCCCCCGGGACCGAGGCCCTGGCCGGCAGCGCCGAGAACATCCCGCTGCCCGACGCCAGCCTGGACGCGGTGCTGGTCAGCCACGCCTACCACTGGTTCGACCCCGCCCCGGCCCACGCGGAGATAGCGCGCGTACTGCGCCCCGGCGGAGTCCTGGCGACCCTCTGGAACCTCCGCGACGAGGAGGTTCCCTGGTCGGCGGCGCTGTCCGGGATCCTCGCCGACGAGGACACCGGGACCGACCCGCGCACCCCCGCGGCGATCATGCTGCACGGCGCGCTGAAGGCGCTGCGCACCCAGGACGCCGAGTGGCTCACCGGCTGGCTGCGCGACCCCACGTTCGGGCCGGAGTTCGGAGCCGTCGAACAGCAATTCTTCCCGCACTCCGAGACGAAGACGATCGAGTCCCTCATCACGCTCATAAAATCACGGTCGTACTACCTGACGTCTTCTCCGGACCGCCGTCGGGAAATCGAGGAACGCATACGTGAACTCGCCACCGTGCACCCGGAACTGAAAAGCGGCAACACCTTCGAGCTACCCTACGTAACGGTGGTATTCACCACGGTCCGCAACTGA
- a CDS encoding flavin-containing monooxygenase, with amino-acid sequence MPNSPSPTGRDAAALTDRTDDRPVYVIGGGPGGLAAAAALRARGVRTVILEKSDRVGASWRGHYDRLRLHTTRRWSALPGLRMPRRFGRWVGRDDVVRYLEKYTEHHGLEVVTGVEVTRIDRAPDGSGDWQLTATGGRVLRGRAVVVATGFNHTPRIPDWPGRDTYTGELLHAAQYRAPAPYADRDVLVVGIGNTGAEIAADLAEGGASQVRIAVRTVPHIVRRSTAGWPAQATGILVRRLPVRLVDRAGAVMCRIAVPDLAAQGLPRPDTGLYSRVRQGAIPVQDVGLIDAVRSGAVTPVATVASFDRDTVVLADGTRLTPDAVIAATGYDRALEPLLGHLDVLDGRGRPVAHGGRSPKGAPGLYFTGFTNPISGMLREMALDAQKIAKRVARAPH; translated from the coding sequence ATGCCCAACAGCCCGTCCCCCACAGGCCGTGACGCCGCCGCCCTCACCGACCGTACGGACGACCGTCCCGTCTACGTCATCGGCGGCGGCCCCGGAGGCCTCGCCGCCGCCGCCGCGCTGCGCGCCCGGGGCGTACGGACCGTGATCCTGGAGAAGTCGGACCGCGTCGGCGCCTCCTGGCGCGGCCACTACGACCGGCTGCGCCTGCACACGACCCGGCGTTGGTCGGCGCTGCCGGGGCTGCGCATGCCCCGCAGGTTCGGGCGCTGGGTGGGCCGGGACGACGTGGTGCGGTACCTGGAGAAGTACACCGAGCACCACGGGCTGGAAGTGGTCACCGGCGTCGAGGTGACGCGGATCGACCGGGCCCCCGACGGCTCCGGCGACTGGCAGCTCACGGCGACGGGCGGGCGGGTCCTGCGGGGCCGCGCGGTCGTCGTCGCCACCGGGTTCAACCACACCCCGCGCATCCCCGACTGGCCGGGCCGCGACACGTACACGGGCGAACTGCTGCACGCCGCGCAGTACCGCGCCCCGGCCCCGTACGCCGACCGGGACGTCCTGGTCGTCGGCATCGGCAACACGGGCGCGGAGATCGCCGCGGACCTCGCCGAGGGCGGCGCGTCCCAGGTCCGCATCGCGGTCCGGACGGTCCCGCACATCGTCCGCCGCTCCACCGCGGGCTGGCCGGCCCAGGCCACCGGCATCCTGGTCCGCCGCCTCCCGGTGCGGCTCGTCGACCGCGCGGGGGCCGTGATGTGCCGGATAGCCGTGCCCGACCTGGCCGCGCAGGGCCTCCCCCGCCCCGACACCGGCCTGTACTCCCGGGTCCGCCAGGGCGCGATCCCGGTCCAGGACGTCGGGCTGATCGACGCGGTCCGGTCCGGCGCGGTCACCCCGGTGGCGACGGTCGCCTCCTTCGACCGGGACACCGTGGTCCTGGCCGACGGCACCCGCCTCACCCCGGACGCCGTCATCGCCGCCACCGGCTACGACCGCGCGCTGGAACCGCTGCTCGGCCACCTGGACGTCCTGGACGGGCGGGGCCGCCCGGTCGCCCACGGGGGACGCTCACCGAAGGGCGCCCCGGGGCTCTACTTCACCGGCTTCACCAACCCGATCAGCGGCATGCTCCGGGAAATGGCCCTGGACGCCCAGAAGATCGCGAAGAGGGTGGCCCGGGCGCCGCACTGA
- a CDS encoding MFS transporter has protein sequence MTTTTVRGAGAREWGGLAVLSLPTVLLGLDVTVLYLALPSLAEDLRPSGTQELWIMDAYGFLIAGFLLTMGTLGDRIGRRKLLMIGAAAFGTVSVLAAWSTSAELLIVARAALGIAGATLMPSTLALISNMFADQRQRSLAIGVWATSFALGMALGPVVGGVMLDHFWWGSVFLLAVPVAIVLLVAAPVLIPEYRAPRSGPFDLLGVALSLTAILPVVYAVKRFAEDGFDVPTIAAALVGAVFAVLFVRRQAGLANPLLDVGLFADRTFSAALSVLLVGLVGVGGSMLLITQQLQFVEGLPPVEAGLWMGPPALLMFLAAIGSPLVARRVAPGIVVAATLALSTVGYVLLALVDASDGVALMVIGFGLVYLGLGAIAALGTDLVVGAAPPEKAGSASAMSETVQELGLALGVAVLGSLATAVYRDRVDDAMPAGVPSEVAAVAGDSLAGAVSSAQRMPAGWLDHAKEAATSGMNTAMIVAAACTLLLSFLSAVVLRRVGVIGGGDVPETGGDGPAETDGDGPAETDGDGVRETDGDGPETDGDVSAAPGPPSSRSSGRPGPFPGACR, from the coding sequence ATGACCACAACGACCGTACGCGGAGCGGGCGCCCGGGAGTGGGGAGGACTGGCCGTCCTCTCCCTGCCCACCGTGCTGCTGGGCCTCGACGTCACCGTGCTGTACCTGGCCCTCCCCTCGCTGGCGGAGGACCTGCGGCCGTCCGGCACCCAGGAGCTGTGGATCATGGACGCCTACGGCTTCCTCATCGCCGGCTTCCTGCTCACCATGGGCACGCTGGGGGACCGGATCGGCCGTCGCAAGCTGCTGATGATCGGAGCCGCGGCCTTCGGAACCGTCTCGGTGCTGGCGGCCTGGTCCACCAGCGCCGAGCTGCTCATCGTCGCGCGTGCGGCCCTGGGGATCGCCGGGGCCACACTGATGCCGTCCACGCTGGCCCTGATCAGCAACATGTTCGCCGACCAGCGGCAGCGCTCCCTGGCCATCGGGGTCTGGGCGACGAGCTTCGCGCTCGGTATGGCGCTCGGGCCGGTGGTCGGCGGAGTGATGCTGGACCACTTCTGGTGGGGCTCGGTGTTCCTCCTCGCGGTCCCGGTCGCGATCGTGCTGCTGGTGGCCGCTCCGGTCCTGATCCCCGAGTACCGGGCGCCGCGGAGCGGCCCGTTCGACCTGCTCGGCGTCGCGCTGTCGCTGACCGCGATCCTGCCGGTGGTCTACGCGGTGAAGCGGTTCGCCGAGGACGGCTTCGACGTGCCCACGATCGCCGCCGCGCTGGTCGGTGCGGTCTTCGCGGTGCTGTTCGTCCGCCGCCAGGCGGGGCTGGCGAACCCGCTGCTGGACGTGGGCCTGTTCGCCGACCGGACGTTCAGCGCCGCGCTGAGCGTGCTGCTCGTCGGTCTCGTAGGCGTCGGCGGCTCGATGCTGCTGATCACCCAGCAGCTCCAGTTCGTCGAGGGGCTGCCCCCCGTGGAGGCGGGCCTGTGGATGGGGCCGCCGGCCCTGCTGATGTTCCTGGCGGCGATCGGGTCACCCCTGGTGGCCCGCCGGGTGGCGCCGGGAATCGTGGTGGCGGCCACCCTGGCCCTGTCCACGGTCGGATACGTGCTGCTCGCCCTGGTGGACGCCTCGGACGGCGTCGCGCTGATGGTGATCGGTTTCGGGCTCGTCTACCTCGGGCTCGGGGCGATCGCGGCGCTGGGCACGGACCTGGTGGTCGGAGCCGCGCCGCCGGAGAAGGCGGGCTCGGCCTCGGCGATGTCGGAGACCGTGCAGGAGCTGGGCCTCGCCTTGGGCGTGGCGGTCCTGGGCAGCCTGGCCACCGCGGTCTACCGCGACCGGGTCGACGACGCGATGCCCGCCGGTGTCCCGTCGGAGGTGGCCGCCGTCGCGGGCGACAGCCTCGCCGGCGCGGTCTCCTCGGCACAGCGGATGCCCGCCGGCTGGCTCGATCACGCCAAGGAAGCGGCCACCTCCGGGATGAACACCGCGATGATCGTCGCCGCGGCGTGCACCCTGCTGCTCTCGTTCCTGTCCGCCGTCGTGCTGCGGCGCGTCGGCGTCATCGGCGGCGGCGACGTGCCGGAGACCGGCGGGGACGGCCCGGCGGAGACCGACGGGGACGGCCCGGCGGAGACCGACGGGGATGGCGTGCGGGAGACCGACGGGGACGGCCCGGAGACCGACGGGGACGTCAGTGCGGCGCCCGGGCCACCCTCTTCGCGATCTTCTGGGCGTCCAGGGCCATTTCCCGGAGCATGCCGCTGA
- a CDS encoding BTAD domain-containing putative transcriptional regulator, translated as MRYGVLGPLAVWDAEGRPVRVPEAKVRALLANLLVHGGGPVPADRLIEDLWPGCPPGGSANTLQTKVSQLRRVLGRERVVREPAGYRLLLTDAENNGNSGNDVVGTVDALEFQELAERARAHREPAVQADLFAEALALWRGPAYADVAESLFARGEITRLEELRLNVVEDHAEARLARGEHTALAAELGTLVGRHPLRERLRMTHMRALYRAGRQGDALRSFQDLRRQLAEELGASPGPEASALHEAILRQETRLATPAVGSLSCRTNLPAPLTPLIGRQEAADQVLARLDPGADTRLVTLTGLGGVGKTRLAVAAARDASGRFADGVWLVELAGLGATSAPDDIAERVITTLGLCDTAATEPDLDDLVGWLCRAVADRRLLILLDNCEHLVEPVAVLAGAVLSAVPSAHLLLTSQEPLDIPGEVVHPVPPLTLPERTDPSAIARAGAVELFVRRAAAAAPGFVLDADNAEAVATICRRLDGIPLALELVASRLRTLSPHELAARLDDRFARPDVRVRGLPDRQRTLRGMLDWSWQLLTGDERTVLRRLVVHADGCVMASAQAVCADAGLDAGRIPDLLSRLVDRSLVVREGDRFRLLESVAAYCAERLAEAGEETAVRTRFVRHCAESAERESERLRGPDQRRCLERLDAETVNLRRALDLAVAQDAAGYAVRLVNAQAWYWFLRGRLTEARRSLRTALAAGGEAAPAGRVAARAWLAGMELRSSEGGTAAAPAGEDPTAGVEDPVLRARLQWFVGTGLTGGGHHREGRRLVEAGLAGARAARDHWGEAAALVELASHAPGREASAELGAALFVEAGDRWGRLRATRALALAAERRGDGARAERLHREGLLMAEELGLWTEVVETLTSLGRAALADGGAERATELYERARSVSAERAYSAGEIRAEIGLGHAARLRGDRDAARHHLNRARAKSHASGHAARAEAALADLNPPPRA; from the coding sequence ATGCGTTACGGGGTGCTCGGCCCGCTGGCCGTCTGGGACGCGGAGGGGCGGCCGGTCAGGGTTCCCGAGGCGAAGGTCCGCGCCCTGCTGGCGAATCTGCTCGTCCACGGCGGCGGGCCGGTACCGGCTGACCGCCTGATCGAGGACCTGTGGCCGGGCTGCCCACCGGGCGGCTCGGCCAACACGCTCCAGACCAAGGTCTCCCAGCTGCGCCGGGTACTGGGCCGGGAGCGGGTGGTCCGCGAGCCCGCCGGCTACCGGCTGCTGCTCACGGACGCCGAGAACAACGGGAACAGCGGGAACGACGTGGTCGGCACGGTCGACGCCCTGGAGTTCCAGGAGCTGGCCGAGCGCGCCCGCGCCCACCGGGAACCGGCGGTGCAGGCCGACCTGTTCGCCGAAGCGCTCGCGTTGTGGCGGGGCCCTGCCTACGCCGATGTGGCCGAGTCCCTGTTCGCCCGCGGCGAGATCACACGGCTGGAGGAGCTGCGCCTCAACGTCGTCGAGGACCACGCCGAGGCGCGCCTCGCCCGGGGTGAGCACACCGCGCTGGCGGCGGAGCTGGGGACACTCGTGGGGCGCCACCCGCTGCGCGAGCGGCTGCGCATGACCCATATGCGCGCCCTGTACCGGGCCGGGCGACAGGGCGACGCCCTGCGGAGCTTCCAGGACCTGCGACGGCAACTGGCCGAGGAGCTGGGGGCGTCACCCGGCCCGGAGGCCTCCGCGCTGCACGAGGCGATCCTGCGCCAGGAGACACGACTGGCCACACCCGCCGTCGGATCGCTGTCGTGCCGGACCAACCTGCCCGCCCCGCTGACCCCGCTGATCGGCCGGCAGGAGGCGGCCGATCAGGTGCTGGCCCGGCTGGACCCCGGCGCGGACACCCGTCTCGTCACCCTCACCGGCCTCGGCGGAGTGGGCAAGACACGGCTGGCGGTCGCCGCGGCACGCGACGCGTCCGGCCGGTTCGCCGACGGGGTGTGGCTGGTCGAACTGGCGGGCCTCGGCGCGACCTCGGCCCCGGACGACATCGCCGAACGGGTCATCACGACGCTGGGGCTGTGCGACACCGCGGCGACGGAGCCGGATCTGGACGACCTGGTGGGCTGGCTCTGCCGGGCCGTGGCCGACAGACGGCTGCTGATCCTGCTGGACAACTGCGAGCACCTCGTCGAGCCGGTCGCCGTGCTCGCGGGCGCCGTGCTGTCGGCCGTGCCCTCGGCACACCTCCTGCTCACCAGCCAGGAGCCCCTCGACATCCCCGGCGAGGTGGTGCATCCGGTTCCGCCGCTGACGCTGCCGGAGCGCACCGATCCATCGGCGATCGCCCGGGCCGGCGCCGTCGAGCTGTTCGTGCGGCGGGCCGCGGCGGCCGCGCCCGGCTTCGTCCTCGACGCGGACAACGCGGAGGCCGTCGCCACCATCTGCCGTCGCCTCGACGGCATTCCGCTCGCCCTGGAACTCGTGGCGTCCCGGCTGCGGACGCTGAGCCCGCACGAGCTGGCCGCCCGGCTGGACGACCGGTTCGCCCGGCCCGACGTCCGGGTACGCGGGCTCCCCGACCGCCAGCGGACGTTGCGGGGGATGCTCGACTGGAGCTGGCAGCTGCTGACCGGGGACGAGCGCACGGTGCTGCGGCGCCTGGTCGTGCACGCCGACGGCTGCGTCATGGCGTCCGCCCAGGCGGTCTGCGCCGACGCCGGCCTGGACGCCGGGCGGATTCCCGACCTGCTGTCCCGGCTGGTGGACCGCTCGCTGGTGGTCCGTGAGGGCGACCGGTTCCGGCTGCTCGAATCCGTGGCCGCCTACTGCGCCGAACGGCTGGCGGAGGCCGGCGAGGAGACCGCCGTACGCACCCGGTTCGTACGCCACTGCGCCGAGTCGGCCGAACGGGAGAGCGAGCGGCTGCGCGGGCCGGACCAGCGGCGCTGCCTGGAGCGCCTCGACGCGGAGACCGTCAACCTGCGCCGCGCCCTGGATCTCGCGGTCGCCCAGGACGCCGCCGGATACGCGGTACGGCTGGTGAACGCGCAGGCGTGGTACTGGTTCCTGCGCGGCCGGCTCACCGAGGCCCGCAGGTCGCTCCGGACGGCGCTGGCCGCCGGGGGCGAGGCCGCCCCGGCCGGGCGCGTGGCGGCGCGGGCCTGGCTGGCCGGTATGGAGCTGCGCTCCTCGGAGGGCGGTACGGCAGCGGCCCCGGCGGGCGAGGACCCCACCGCCGGCGTCGAGGACCCGGTACTGAGAGCCCGGTTGCAGTGGTTCGTCGGCACCGGGCTGACGGGCGGCGGCCACCACCGCGAGGGGCGGCGGCTGGTGGAGGCGGGGCTGGCCGGCGCGCGCGCCGCCCGGGACCACTGGGGCGAGGCCGCGGCACTGGTCGAGCTCGCGAGCCACGCCCCGGGCCGGGAGGCGTCCGCGGAGCTGGGCGCCGCGCTGTTCGTGGAGGCCGGCGACCGCTGGGGCAGACTGCGGGCCACCCGGGCCCTGGCGCTCGCGGCCGAACGCCGGGGTGACGGCGCCCGGGCTGAACGACTGCACCGGGAGGGTCTCCTGATGGCCGAGGAACTCGGCCTGTGGACCGAGGTCGTCGAGACGCTGACGTCGCTCGGCAGGGCCGCGCTGGCGGACGGCGGCGCCGAGCGGGCGACGGAGCTGTACGAGCGCGCGCGGTCCGTGTCGGCCGAACGCGCCTACAGCGCGGGCGAGATCCGCGCCGAGATCGGCCTGGGGCACGCGGCACGGCTCCGCGGCGACCGGGACGCCGCCAGGCACCACCTGAACCGGGCACGGGCCAAGAGCCACGCTTCGGGCCACGCCGCCCGCGCCGAGGCCGCCCTGGCGGACCTGAATCCCCCACCCCGGGCGTGA
- a CDS encoding carboxymuconolactone decarboxylase family protein codes for MNPRLNAFASPVTGKLVKHLVSASKLVEDTTLPAVTQELVKIRASQINGCGGCLDMHTKEAAAAGETSLRLNLIAAWREATVFTDAERAALELTEQGTRIADAAGGVPDDVWANAAKHYDEEQLLALVSLIALINTFNRLNVMLQYPAGGYQVGQSA; via the coding sequence ATGAACCCCCGACTCAACGCCTTCGCCAGCCCGGTCACGGGCAAGCTCGTGAAGCACCTGGTCTCGGCGAGCAAACTCGTCGAGGACACGACGCTGCCCGCCGTGACGCAGGAGCTGGTGAAGATCCGCGCGAGCCAGATCAACGGCTGCGGCGGCTGCCTGGACATGCACACCAAGGAAGCCGCGGCTGCCGGGGAGACCTCGCTGCGCCTGAACCTGATCGCCGCGTGGCGGGAGGCCACCGTCTTCACCGACGCCGAGCGCGCCGCGCTGGAGCTGACGGAGCAGGGCACCCGCATCGCGGACGCGGCGGGCGGGGTCCCGGACGACGTCTGGGCGAACGCCGCCAAGCACTACGACGAGGAGCAGCTCCTCGCTCTCGTCTCGCTGATCGCGCTGATCAACACCTTCAACCGGCTGAACGTCATGCTCCAGTACCCGGCCGGCGGCTACCAGGTGGGACAGTCCGCGTAA
- a CDS encoding NAD(P)H-binding protein, with protein MTTKSTHRGPSGILVLGGTGKTGRRVVDRLRTTGTTTVRPASRSGEVRFDWTLPDTWEPALAGAEALYLVAPDDPSPVKEFVTRAEASGVRRFVVLSGHGIEHAGEGFGRGMAAAEDAARESGAEWTLLRPNNFFQNFDEDLWRTPLREGRLGLPIGDVPEPFVDADDVAAVAVAVLTEDGHAGRTYTLSGPRALTFAEAAETIARATGRPVRYEELTPEAYRAELLAQGWPEAAADSLGAMFALHRAGHSAEVTDGVRQVLGREAADLEPWARRIAATGVWA; from the coding sequence ATGACGACGAAGAGCACGCACCGCGGTCCGTCCGGGATCCTCGTCCTCGGCGGCACCGGCAAGACCGGCCGCCGGGTCGTGGACCGGCTGCGCACGACCGGAACCACCACGGTCCGCCCCGCCTCCCGTTCCGGTGAGGTCCGGTTCGACTGGACCCTCCCCGACACCTGGGAGCCCGCCCTCGCCGGGGCCGAGGCGCTCTATCTGGTCGCCCCCGACGACCCGTCCCCCGTAAAGGAGTTCGTGACCCGCGCCGAGGCCTCCGGGGTCCGCCGCTTCGTGGTCCTGTCCGGCCACGGCATCGAGCACGCGGGCGAGGGCTTCGGCCGGGGCATGGCGGCGGCGGAGGACGCGGCCCGGGAGTCCGGGGCCGAGTGGACCCTCCTGCGCCCCAACAACTTCTTCCAGAACTTCGACGAGGACCTGTGGCGGACCCCGCTCCGCGAGGGCCGCCTCGGCCTGCCGATCGGGGACGTCCCCGAACCCTTCGTCGACGCCGACGACGTGGCGGCGGTCGCGGTGGCCGTCCTCACCGAGGACGGCCACGCGGGCCGCACGTATACCCTGTCCGGCCCCCGTGCCCTCACCTTCGCCGAGGCCGCGGAGACCATCGCCCGCGCGACGGGCCGCCCCGTCCGCTACGAGGAGCTGACCCCGGAGGCGTACCGCGCGGAACTCCTCGCCCAGGGATGGCCGGAGGCCGCCGCCGACTCCCTGGGCGCGATGTTCGCCCTGCACCGCGCGGGCCACTCGGCCGAGGTGACCGACGGCGTCCGCCAGGTGCTCGGCCGGGAGGCCGCCGACCTGGAACCGTGGGCGCGGCGCATCGCGGCCACGGGGGTGTGGGCGTAG
- a CDS encoding AraC family transcriptional regulator: protein MDVFDELLRGVRGSGAVFGRSVLRAPWSVRFTDGAYLTLCLPMRGGGWIVPEGGEPLRVRVGEAAIVRGPAPFVFTDDPANGSGTGRGGGVRAVGRGAAPDTAPAPAPAPEAGPGPGPEPGFPTVLLAATYDVRAQVPQRLLQALPPALVVPDEQDCAPLRDYLEGQIGGGRPGEQIVLDRLLDWLLVCTLRDWFDRPEADPPGWYGALGDQVAGPALRAMHADPAHPWTTAELAVRAGVSRTTLAKRFTELVGEGPVAYLTAWRMTLAADLLTRPELTVAAVARRVGYADAFGFSAAFKRLRGESPTAFRRAAAAADPVGTAAPAG from the coding sequence ATGGACGTGTTCGACGAGCTGTTGCGGGGCGTGCGGGGCAGTGGCGCGGTGTTCGGCCGTTCGGTGCTGCGCGCGCCGTGGTCGGTGCGGTTCACCGACGGGGCGTATCTGACCCTGTGCCTGCCGATGCGGGGCGGGGGATGGATCGTGCCGGAGGGCGGCGAGCCACTGCGGGTGCGGGTCGGCGAGGCGGCGATCGTCCGCGGCCCGGCCCCGTTCGTCTTCACCGACGACCCGGCGAACGGGTCGGGGACGGGCCGGGGCGGCGGCGTACGGGCGGTGGGCAGGGGCGCGGCCCCGGACACCGCCCCCGCGCCCGCGCCCGCACCGGAAGCCGGACCCGGCCCTGGGCCCGAACCCGGCTTCCCCACCGTGCTGTTGGCCGCCACCTACGACGTACGGGCCCAGGTGCCCCAGCGGCTCCTCCAGGCGCTCCCGCCCGCCCTCGTGGTGCCCGACGAGCAGGACTGCGCGCCGTTGCGCGACTACCTGGAGGGGCAGATCGGCGGCGGGCGGCCGGGCGAGCAGATCGTGCTCGACCGGCTGCTGGACTGGTTGCTGGTGTGCACGCTGCGCGACTGGTTCGACCGGCCGGAGGCGGATCCGCCGGGGTGGTACGGGGCGCTCGGCGACCAGGTGGCGGGGCCGGCCCTGCGGGCGATGCACGCGGACCCGGCGCATCCCTGGACGACGGCGGAGCTGGCGGTCCGGGCGGGGGTCTCCCGGACGACCCTGGCGAAGCGGTTCACCGAGCTGGTCGGGGAGGGCCCGGTGGCCTATCTGACCGCCTGGCGGATGACGCTCGCGGCCGATCTGCTGACCCGCCCGGAGCTGACGGTCGCGGCCGTGGCCCGGCGGGTCGGCTACGCGGACGCGTTCGGCTTCAGCGCGGCGTTCAAGCGGCTGCGCGGCGAGAGCCCGACCGCGTTCCGGCGCGCGGCGGCGGCCGCCGACCCCGTGGGGACGGCCGCCCCGGCGGGGTGA
- a CDS encoding NAD(P)H-binding protein yields the protein MTQTDTTSVQEPVLVIGGTGKTGRRVVARLRELGVETRAASRSGDTPFDWADPTTWAAALDGAAAVYITPLDTSPSPTPAFVEQAVASGVRRLVLLSARGVDVPGFFGPGYENGGPHGEGERAVRASGVTWTILRPGWFAQNFSEGVFLDGVRGGELALPTGDGKAAFVDADDIAEVAVAALTEDGHAGQEYGLSGPRALGIDDVLDEIAKETGKRAAYVRVDTSAFRAGLVAQGLPEVEAGLWTDALYPIITSGEAPVLDGVRRALGREPRDFAAFVRDAAARGAWG from the coding sequence ATGACACAGACAGACACGACCTCCGTGCAGGAACCCGTACTCGTGATCGGCGGCACCGGCAAGACCGGCCGCCGGGTGGTGGCCCGGCTCCGTGAGCTGGGAGTGGAGACCCGGGCGGCCTCGCGGTCCGGCGACACCCCGTTCGACTGGGCGGACCCCACCACCTGGGCGGCCGCCCTGGACGGGGCCGCCGCCGTCTACATCACCCCGCTCGACACCTCACCCTCCCCGACACCCGCCTTCGTCGAACAGGCCGTCGCGAGCGGGGTGCGGCGGCTGGTGCTGCTCTCGGCCCGGGGCGTGGACGTGCCCGGCTTCTTCGGCCCCGGTTACGAGAACGGCGGCCCGCACGGTGAGGGGGAGCGGGCCGTACGTGCCTCCGGGGTGACCTGGACGATCCTGCGGCCCGGCTGGTTCGCCCAGAACTTCAGCGAGGGCGTCTTCCTCGACGGCGTACGCGGTGGCGAACTGGCCCTGCCGACCGGGGACGGGAAGGCCGCGTTCGTGGATGCCGACGACATCGCGGAGGTGGCTGTCGCCGCGCTCACCGAGGACGGTCACGCGGGCCAGGAGTACGGACTCTCGGGCCCCCGCGCGCTCGGCATCGACGATGTCCTGGACGAGATCGCGAAGGAGACCGGGAAGCGCGCCGCGTACGTCCGCGTCGACACGTCCGCCTTCCGGGCCGGGCTCGTCGCCCAGGGCCTCCCGGAGGTGGAGGCCGGCCTCTGGACGGACGCGCTGTACCCGATCATCACGAGCGGGGAGGCGCCCGTCCTGGACGGGGTGCGCCGGGCGCTCGGCCGGGAGCCGCGCGACTTCGCCGCGTTCGTCAGGGACGCGGCGGCGCGGGGTGCCTGGGGCTGA